The sequence below is a genomic window from Rudanella lutea DSM 19387.
GCTACTCGGTACTTTCACCATTCTGTTTGGTACCCGAACGCTCGAAGCGACCGAGCGGCACGAGGGCATGGTAACGGCCATTGCGTTTGAGTCGCTGGTAAAATTGGTGGCATTTGTGGCCCTGGGGGTGTTTGTCACATTCGGGCTGTTCGATGGGCCCGTAAGTATTTTTAGCCGGGCGCTGGAGATGCCCGCGCTGAGGGAGCAATTCACGTTTGGCCCCGGTCACACCACCGGCGACTGGTTCTGGAACTGCCTCATGTCGATGGCGGCCGTTCTGTTCCTGCCCCGTCAGTTTCAGGTGGCTGTGGTCGAAAACGTCAACGAGAAGCACCTCGACCGGGCTATCTGGCTGTTTCCGCTGTATCTGTTTGTGATTAATCTATTTGTGCTGCCGCTTGCCTTTGGGGGCCATATTTTACTGGCCGATCTGCCCATTCATGCCGATAGCTACGTGCTCATGCTCCCGGTTCAGTACGGGCAGAAAGGGCTCGCCTTGCTGGCTTACATGGGCGGTTTCTCGGCCGCAACCGGCATGATTATCGTCGAAACGATTGCCCTGAGCGTGATGGTGAGCAACAACGTGGTGATGCCGCTGGTGATTGGGCGGCCGAGCTGGCAGAGCCGGGTGGGTACGGGTTCGTTTGTAATCAATACCCGCCGAATTACCATTCTGGTGTTTCTGCTGATGGCGTATCTGTACTACCGGGGGGTATCACACCACTTCTCACTCGTTTCCGTTGGCCTTATTTCATTTGCGGCCGTCGCCCAGTTTTTGCCGGCTGTTATTGGCGGTTTGTTCTGGAAAGGGGGTAACCTGACGGGTGCCCGCCTTGGCTTGTGGGCAGGTAGTCTGATCTGGTTTTACACCCTGGTGTTACCCACGCTGGTACCGGCTTTGTTACCCGCCGACCTGCTTACCCACGGCCCCTTCGGCATCGGGTGGCTACGGCCCCAGAATCTTTTCGGGCTGAACACACTCGAACCCATTGCCCACGGTATGTTCTGGTCGCTGCTGGTCAATACCATCGGATATTTGTGGGGATCTGTCAACTGGCCCCAATCGTCAATCGAATACAATCAGGCCATCTTGTTCGTCGATATTTTTAAACTTTCGCGAGCTATCGACAACTCAGTGGTCTGGCGGGGTAAAGTGCTCATTGCCGACCTACGCTCCCTGCTCACCACCTTTTTCGGCCCCGAACGCGCCAACCGGGCCATCCATCGGTACGTCACCACCGATGAGTCGGCCACGCCCAAAAGCCTGTACGCCGACGCCCAATTAGTAACCTACACCGAGCGGGTACTGGCCGGAGCCATCGGCACCGCTTCGGCCCGTACGCTGGTGGCTTCGGTGGCAAAAGAAGAGCCTATTCTGGTCGATGAGATGATTCGGATTCTGAAATCGTCGCAGGAACTGATCCTGGTCAACAAGGAGTTGAAACGCAAATCGGTTGAACTCGAACGCACCACCCGCCAACTGAGCGAAGCCAACGAGCGGCTCAAAGCAGCCGATATGCACAAAGACGATTTTTTGTCGACGGTGACACACGAGATCCGTACGCCCATCACCTCCATTCGGGCGCTGACCGAAATTGTGCACGACACCCCCGACATGGACCCCGACGCCCGGCAGCACTTTCTGGGGACCGTCATTAAAGAATCGGAGCGGCTCACCCGGCTCATCAATCAGGTGCTCGATCTGGAGCGAATCGAGTCGGGTCGGTACCAGCTCTCGCCCGAGCGGCTCTACCTGCCCGAACTGGTGAGCGAGGCCGTCGAGGCTGTTGAACCACTGGCGACCGAGAAAGAAATCCCGATCCGGGTCGATACCCAGGCCGGGCCAACCGATCATGTACTGGGCGACCGCGACCGGCTGATGGAGGTAATCGTGAATCTGCTGTCCAACGCCATCAAGTATTCCGACCGGGCCGCCGGGCCAATCATCATCACCACCCGTACCGATGAGGAGTCTTTACTGGTTTCCGTACAGGATAAGGGTATCGGCATCGACCCCGCGCATCAGGAGTTGATCTTTGAGAAGTTTTACCAGACGCACGCCGTCCGACAAACCGACAAAGGAAGCGGCCGATCCGCCAAATCGGGCCGGGTTCTGAAAAGCAGCGGCCTCGGCTTAGCCATTACCCAGCGAATTATTCATTTGCATCAGGGGACAATCACATTAGAAAGTAAGTTAGGCGAAGGAAGTTGCTTTACCGTTCGACTACCATTGGCTCCGGGAGGGGCTGTCACTTATGAAAAACACTAAGTTCACCGTACTCATTGCCGACGACGAACCGAATATTCTCTTGTCGCTGGAGTTTTTGATGAAGAAAGAAGGGTACCGGGTGCTGATTGCCCGCGACGGGGCCGAAGCCTACGAGCTGATTCAGCGCGAGAAACCCGACTTGCTTTTACTCGACATTATGATGCCGCACATGAATGGATACGAGCTTTGCCAGTTTGTGAAGCAGTCGCCCGAGCATCAGCACGGGAAAGTCATTTTTCTGAGTGCCAAAAGCCGCGAGTCCGAAATTCAGAAGGGGTACGATGCCGGCGCCGACCTGTACCTGCCCAAGCCGTTCTCGACCCGCGAGTTAATGGCCAAAGCGCATGAATTGCTGGCGTAAGGCCATGTATTGTTTTTTGTTTTTGCCTGTTGGGCCTAAAACCACATTCCGGTATGTTGCCAACCTCCTACACCACCGCCCATGAGCGTAGCCTGAACGACCCGGCCGGTTTCTGGCAGGCCGAGGCCCGGGCCATACCCTGGGTGCAGTTTCCCGAACAGATTCTGTCGGCCGATGCGCACGGCTACCCACGTTGGTTTGCCGATGGTGTTCTGAACACCTGCTATGCCGCACTGGACTATCACGTCGAAAACGGCCGGGCCGACCAAACCGCCCTGATCTACGATTCGCCAGTAACGGGTACCGTGCGCCGGTACAGCTACCGCGAGATGCTGGACAAAGTGGCCCAACTGGCCGGGGCGTTCCGGCAACTGGGCGTAGGCCCCGGCGATACTGTGGTGATTTACATGCCCATGGTACCCGAAGCCGCGTTTGCCATGTTGGCCTGCGCCCGCATCGGGGCTATTCACTCGGTGGTGTTTGGCGGCTTTGCGCCCCACGAACTGGCCCTGCGCATCAACGATGCCCAACCAAAGCTGATTCTGTCGGCCTCGTGCGGCATTGAGTTCGACCGGGTGATTCCGTACAAGCCCCTGCTCGACGAGGCTATTCGGCAGGCCACCCACCAACCAGACCATTGCCTCATTCTGCAACGGCGCGAATGTACGGCGTCGATGGAGGCCGGGCGCGACCTCGACTGGGCCCAGACCGTTGCCGGTGCTACACCCACCGAACCCGTACCCGTAAACGCCACCGATCCGCTGTATATTCTGTATACCTCGGGCACAACGGGCAAACCCAAAGGCATTGTGCGCGACCACGGTGGGCATGCCGTGGCGCTCCGGTACAGCCTCAAAGCAGTGTACAACGTGGAGCCCGGCGACGTATTCTGGGCAGCCTCGGACCTGGGCTGGGCCGTGGGGCACAGCTACATCGTGTACGCCCCTTTGCTGGGCGGCTGTACGAGCCTATTGTACGAGGGTAAGCCCGTCCGGACGCCCGATGCCGGAGCTTTCTGGCGGGTGATTGAACAGCACCAGGTAAACGTCTTTTTTGCCGCGCCCACCGCGTTCCGGGCCATTCGCAAAGAAGACCCGGATGGCAAACTCCGCCACCGCTACAACCTGGGCTCGTTACGCACGATTTTCGTAGCTGGCGAACGCTGCGACCCGCCCACGTTGCACTGGCTCGAAGCGGTGTCGGGCGTACCGGTTATCGATCACTGGTGGCAAACCGAATCGGGCTGGCCGATGCTCTCCAACCCGATGGGTATTAGCCCGATGCCCGTGAAAGCCGGGTCGGCTACGGTGCCCGTTTGCGGGTACGACCTCCGAATTCTCGACGAAGCCGGGGAGCCCCTCGGCCCCAATCAGGAAGGATTCGTTTGCCTGAAACTACCCCTGCCACCGGGTTGCCTGCCTACCCTTTGGCGCGACCCGGAGCGGTTCAGGCAGTCGTACCTGAGCCGGTTTCCGGGGTACTACCTCTCCGGCGATGGCGGCTATATCGACGAAGACGGCTACGTGTTTATCATGGGCCGGGTCGATGACGTGATTAATGTAGCCGGGCACCGGTTGTCGACGGGCGAAATGGAAGAACTCGTGGGCAGTCACCCGGCTGTAGCCGAATGCGCTGTGGTGGGGCTGGCCTGTTCCCTGCGTGGTCAACGCCCGGTCGGTTTTGTGGTTCTGAAAGACGACTGGGGCAAAACCCCGGATGAGGCTCTTCCCGCAGCCGAAACATCCCGCACAGTCGAAGACGAACTGGTCACGTTGATCCGCGATCAGATTGGGGCGGTGGCTTATTTTCGGCAGGCCGTCATTGTGAAACGATTGCCCAAAACCCGGTCGGGCAAAATCCTACGAAAGACCATCCGTCAACTAGCTGATGGCGAATCGTTTGCGGTACCCTCGACCATCGATGACCCCGTGATTCTGGACGAAATCCGGGCAGAATTGGCCGCACGGGGCATCGGCCTTGCTTTTGAATAATTTTTTCTGTCGGTACGCAGCGGGGGCAGAACCCCTTTATTTTGCAGCCTAACCACCCCAACGCGTTCCGACGCCATCCATCTATACAAAAACCTACTATGAATTTTCAGCTTAAAACCTTTGCCGAGTACGAAGCAGCCTACCAGAAAAGCGTATCCGATCCCGAAGCCTTCTGGGCCGAGGTAGCCTCGGAGTTTAAATGGCGCAAACCCTGGACCAAAACCCTGCAATGGAACTTCGAAGAACCCAACGTGAAGTGGTTTCAGGGCGGTAAACTGAATATTACCGAAAACTGCCTCGACCGGCACCTCGAAACCCGCGCCGACCAACCGGCGATTATCTGGGAGCCTAACGACCCGCACGAGTCTGGCGTGACGCTCACCTACCGGATGCTGCACGATCAGGTATGCCGGATGGCCAACGTCCTGAAACGTAACGGCGTAGCCAAAGGCGACCGCGTTTGTATCTACCTCCCCATGGTACCCGAACTGGCCATTGCCGTATTGGCCTGCGCCCGCATTGGAGCCGTTCACTCGGTGGTGTTTGGTGGTTTCTCGGCCCAAAGTATTGCCGACCGGATCAACGACGCCAAATGCCGACTCGTGATTACGGCCGATGGCGCCTACCGGGGCAACAAAGAAATTCCGCTCAAGAGCGTGGTCGACGACGCCCTCATCGGGTGCCCGAGCGTGGAGCGCGTAGTGGTCATGACCCGCACCCGCACCCCGGTGGCTATGCTCAAAGGCCGCGACGTCTGGATGGAGCAGGAGCTGAAACAGGTTACAGCCGACTGCCCTGCCGAAGAGATGGACGCCGAAGATATGCTGTTTATCCTGTACACCTCCGGCTCAACGGGTAAGCCCAAGGGCGTGGTGCATACCTGCGGGGGTTACATGGTGTACGCGGCATACACGTTTGCTAACGTGTTCCAGTACAAAGAAAAACAGGTGCATTTCTGTACCGCTGATATTGGCTGGATTACGGGCCACAGCTACATTGTATACGGCCCGCTGGCCTGCGGAGCAACCACCCTGCTATTTGAGGGTGTGCCTACCTGGCCCGATGCCGGGCGGTTCTGGGAGATTGTCGACAAGCACAAGGTGAATATTCTGTACACGGCCCCCACGGCCATCCGGTCTCTGATGAGCTTCGGGCTGGAGCCGGTGCAGAAACACGACCTGAGCAGCCTGGAGGTACTGGGCTCAGTAGGCGAACCCATCAACGCCGAGGCCTGGCATTGGTACGACGATAACATCGGCAAAAACCGCTGCCCGATTGTAGACACCTGGTGGCAGACCGAAAATGGCGGCATCCTGATTTCACCTCTGGCGGGTCTGACCAAGACCAAGCCAACCTACGCTACCCTGCCCCTGCCGGGTGTGCAACCGGTACTGGTCGATGAAAACGGGACCGTTATCGAGGGCAACGGCGTGTCGGGCAACCTCTGCATCAAGTTCCCCTGGCCGGGTATGCTCCGTACCACCTACGGCGACCATGAGCGTTGCCGCCAAACGTACTTCTCTACTTACCCCGGCATGTACTTCACAGGCGACGGCTGTCTGCGCGACGAAGATGGCTACTACCGGATTACGGGCCGCGTCGACGACGTGTTGAACGTATCGGGCCACCGGATTGGCACGGCGGAAGTCGAAAACGCCATCAACATGCACACGGGCGTGGTGGAGAGCGCCGTGGTGGGCTATCCGCACGACATCAAAGGGCAGGGCATCTACGCCTACGTGATTACGGAAGCCCTCCCCGCCGACCACGATGCCGACCTGACCAAGCGCGACATTCTGGCCACCGTTACCCGCGTGATTGGGCCTATTGCCAAGCCCGACAAGATTCAGTTTGTGACGGGCCTGCCCAAAACGCGCTCCGGCAAGATCATGCGCCGGATTCTCCGCAAAATTGCCGAGGGCGACGTGAACAACCTCGGCGACACCACAACCCTCCTCGACCCGGCCGTAGTGGACGAGATCAAGGCAGGGGCGCTGGTGTAGCTTTATCATGCTGAGAAGCGAAGCATCTTCACTACAAATACGCCGGGCTGCGAGGTCCGGCGTATTTGTTATATTTGAAGGGAATGTTACGCTCACAACAAAAATAATTACCCACCTGTAAGCCACTTAACATTCTGCGAGCAGATCAACTCTCTCCTTACATTATTCCTAAAACAACCTCTCTTATGCATCTTCCTCCCAAGTTTCTTACCCTGATTTTCTGGCTAACCGCCCCCCTCACCCACCTCCACGCCCAAAATACACTCACAGCCAAAGAGAAAGCCGACGGCTGGCAACTGCTCTTCAACGGGCGCAACACGCAGGGCTGGCACACCTACAACGGCAAAGGGGTTGGGGCCGCCTGGCAGATTCAGGATAACGCTCTGCACCTTTCGGTACCTAACCGGGTAGGCAACAAAGCCGCCAACGGGGGCGATCTGGTAACCGACGCGACCTTTACCGGCGATTTTGAATTCAAAGCCGACTGGAAAGTTGACCGGCTCACCAACAGCGGTATCTTTTTCTTCGTGCAGGAGTCGCCCACACACAAAAACGTGTATGATACGGGGCTGGAACTACAGGTACTCGACAACGCGATTTATGGCGAAGCCGACGAAAACAAACACCGGGCAGGCGACTTTTTCGGCGTTGCCAACGCTCGGGTGCGGGAGGTTAACCCGGTCGGCTCGTGGAATCAGGTGTATGTCAAGAAGCAGAAAAACCGGCTGACCGTAACCCTCAACGGCTTTACCATTCATGAGTTCGACCTGAATGGGGCCGATTGGAAATCGCGCCTGTCGGGCAGTAAACTGAAAGACGCGCCCATTGGCAAGGGGTTGTTTGCCGGGCGTATCGGATTACAGGACTGGGGCAGCCCCGTCTGGTTCCGAAACATCAAAATTCGGCGATTGTAACACCCGCCCATCCTCTGGCGCCCACTTTTTTTAGGGACCCAGAATAATCTACTAAAACACAAGACTGTATAGGGAGTTGATTCTTTGAGAACCACTTCTCCGCATACAGTTATGGAAAACAACGAAAAACAAACCCCTAACGGCCACGTGCCCCTGCCGCCTAATGGCTCAGGCCCCACCAACGGCAGTACCGAAACCGATCAGACCCTGACCACCCGGCAAGGGCACCCCATCACGGATAACCAGAACACCCGCACGGTTGGGCGTCGGGGACCGGCCACGCTGGAAAACTACGCCTTCATCGAAAAAATCACCCACTTCGACCGCGAACGCGTACCCGAGCGGGTGGTACACGCCCGGGGAGCCGGGGCACACGGCTACTTTGAAGCCTACGGAACCGTGGGCGATGAGCCGATTAGCCAATACACCCGCGCCAAATTGTTCGGTCAAAAGGGCAAACAGACGCCGGTGTTTGTACGGTTTTCGTCGGTTATTCACGGCGGACACTCACCCGAAACCCTCCGCGATCCGCGTGGCTTTGCCGTGAAGTTTTATACCGAAGACGGCAACTGGGATTTGGTCGGCAATAACCTGAAAGTATTCTTTATCCGTGATGCTATGAAGTTTCCGGATCTGGTGCACGCCTTCAAACCCGATCCGGTCACCAACATACAGTCGGGCGAGCGCATCTTCGATTTTATCTGCAACACGCCCGAAGCCATGCACATGATCACGTTTCTGTTTTCGCCCTGGGGCATTCCGGCCAACTACCGACAAATGCAGGGCTCAGGCGTAAACACGTACAAATGGGTAAACGAAGCCGGCGAAGCCGTGCTGGTGAAATACCATTGGGAACCTAAGCAGGGAATCCGCAACCTGACGCAGGCCGAAGCCGAACAAATTCAGGCCAAAAACTTCAACCATGCTACGCAGGACCTGTTTGATGCCATCGAGCGGGGCGACTACCCGGAGTGGGAACTTTGTGTGCAGATCATGAGCGATGACGAGCACCCCGAACTCGATTTTGATCCGCTCGACGATACAAAAATC
It includes:
- a CDS encoding sensor histidine kinase, encoding MNSLILLFVSAGYLCLLFVIADIAERRSRTGRSLVNNPYIYSLSLAVYCTAWTFYGSVGRAAEQGVQFLPVYIGPTLTAPLWWIILRKIIRICKQQRITNIADFISARYGKSRGLGVFVTVLCLVGIIPYISIQIKAISGSLSVLSGRTDGYDESLFLTDPAFYTTLLLGTFTILFGTRTLEATERHEGMVTAIAFESLVKLVAFVALGVFVTFGLFDGPVSIFSRALEMPALREQFTFGPGHTTGDWFWNCLMSMAAVLFLPRQFQVAVVENVNEKHLDRAIWLFPLYLFVINLFVLPLAFGGHILLADLPIHADSYVLMLPVQYGQKGLALLAYMGGFSAATGMIIVETIALSVMVSNNVVMPLVIGRPSWQSRVGTGSFVINTRRITILVFLLMAYLYYRGVSHHFSLVSVGLISFAAVAQFLPAVIGGLFWKGGNLTGARLGLWAGSLIWFYTLVLPTLVPALLPADLLTHGPFGIGWLRPQNLFGLNTLEPIAHGMFWSLLVNTIGYLWGSVNWPQSSIEYNQAILFVDIFKLSRAIDNSVVWRGKVLIADLRSLLTTFFGPERANRAIHRYVTTDESATPKSLYADAQLVTYTERVLAGAIGTASARTLVASVAKEEPILVDEMIRILKSSQELILVNKELKRKSVELERTTRQLSEANERLKAADMHKDDFLSTVTHEIRTPITSIRALTEIVHDTPDMDPDARQHFLGTVIKESERLTRLINQVLDLERIESGRYQLSPERLYLPELVSEAVEAVEPLATEKEIPIRVDTQAGPTDHVLGDRDRLMEVIVNLLSNAIKYSDRAAGPIIITTRTDEESLLVSVQDKGIGIDPAHQELIFEKFYQTHAVRQTDKGSGRSAKSGRVLKSSGLGLAITQRIIHLHQGTITLESKLGEGSCFTVRLPLAPGGAVTYEKH
- a CDS encoding response regulator transcription factor, with translation MKNTKFTVLIADDEPNILLSLEFLMKKEGYRVLIARDGAEAYELIQREKPDLLLLDIMMPHMNGYELCQFVKQSPEHQHGKVIFLSAKSRESEIQKGYDAGADLYLPKPFSTRELMAKAHELLA
- a CDS encoding propionyl-CoA synthetase; the protein is MLPTSYTTAHERSLNDPAGFWQAEARAIPWVQFPEQILSADAHGYPRWFADGVLNTCYAALDYHVENGRADQTALIYDSPVTGTVRRYSYREMLDKVAQLAGAFRQLGVGPGDTVVIYMPMVPEAAFAMLACARIGAIHSVVFGGFAPHELALRINDAQPKLILSASCGIEFDRVIPYKPLLDEAIRQATHQPDHCLILQRRECTASMEAGRDLDWAQTVAGATPTEPVPVNATDPLYILYTSGTTGKPKGIVRDHGGHAVALRYSLKAVYNVEPGDVFWAASDLGWAVGHSYIVYAPLLGGCTSLLYEGKPVRTPDAGAFWRVIEQHQVNVFFAAPTAFRAIRKEDPDGKLRHRYNLGSLRTIFVAGERCDPPTLHWLEAVSGVPVIDHWWQTESGWPMLSNPMGISPMPVKAGSATVPVCGYDLRILDEAGEPLGPNQEGFVCLKLPLPPGCLPTLWRDPERFRQSYLSRFPGYYLSGDGGYIDEDGYVFIMGRVDDVINVAGHRLSTGEMEELVGSHPAVAECAVVGLACSLRGQRPVGFVVLKDDWGKTPDEALPAAETSRTVEDELVTLIRDQIGAVAYFRQAVIVKRLPKTRSGKILRKTIRQLADGESFAVPSTIDDPVILDEIRAELAARGIGLAFE
- the acs gene encoding acetate--CoA ligase codes for the protein MNFQLKTFAEYEAAYQKSVSDPEAFWAEVASEFKWRKPWTKTLQWNFEEPNVKWFQGGKLNITENCLDRHLETRADQPAIIWEPNDPHESGVTLTYRMLHDQVCRMANVLKRNGVAKGDRVCIYLPMVPELAIAVLACARIGAVHSVVFGGFSAQSIADRINDAKCRLVITADGAYRGNKEIPLKSVVDDALIGCPSVERVVVMTRTRTPVAMLKGRDVWMEQELKQVTADCPAEEMDAEDMLFILYTSGSTGKPKGVVHTCGGYMVYAAYTFANVFQYKEKQVHFCTADIGWITGHSYIVYGPLACGATTLLFEGVPTWPDAGRFWEIVDKHKVNILYTAPTAIRSLMSFGLEPVQKHDLSSLEVLGSVGEPINAEAWHWYDDNIGKNRCPIVDTWWQTENGGILISPLAGLTKTKPTYATLPLPGVQPVLVDENGTVIEGNGVSGNLCIKFPWPGMLRTTYGDHERCRQTYFSTYPGMYFTGDGCLRDEDGYYRITGRVDDVLNVSGHRIGTAEVENAINMHTGVVESAVVGYPHDIKGQGIYAYVITEALPADHDADLTKRDILATVTRVIGPIAKPDKIQFVTGLPKTRSGKIMRRILRKIAEGDVNNLGDTTTLLDPAVVDEIKAGALV
- a CDS encoding 3-keto-disaccharide hydrolase; protein product: MHLPPKFLTLIFWLTAPLTHLHAQNTLTAKEKADGWQLLFNGRNTQGWHTYNGKGVGAAWQIQDNALHLSVPNRVGNKAANGGDLVTDATFTGDFEFKADWKVDRLTNSGIFFFVQESPTHKNVYDTGLELQVLDNAIYGEADENKHRAGDFFGVANARVREVNPVGSWNQVYVKKQKNRLTVTLNGFTIHEFDLNGADWKSRLSGSKLKDAPIGKGLFAGRIGLQDWGSPVWFRNIKIRRL
- a CDS encoding catalase, with amino-acid sequence MENNEKQTPNGHVPLPPNGSGPTNGSTETDQTLTTRQGHPITDNQNTRTVGRRGPATLENYAFIEKITHFDRERVPERVVHARGAGAHGYFEAYGTVGDEPISQYTRAKLFGQKGKQTPVFVRFSSVIHGGHSPETLRDPRGFAVKFYTEDGNWDLVGNNLKVFFIRDAMKFPDLVHAFKPDPVTNIQSGERIFDFICNTPEAMHMITFLFSPWGIPANYRQMQGSGVNTYKWVNEAGEAVLVKYHWEPKQGIRNLTQAEAEQIQAKNFNHATQDLFDAIERGDYPEWELCVQIMSDDEHPELDFDPLDDTKIWPTDRFPFLPVGRMVLDRNPQNYFAEVEQVAFGTGVLVDGLEFSDDKMLQGRTLSYSDTQRYRVGANYLQLPINSPKKRVATNQRDGQMAYNVDMAPGQNPRVNYEPSILGGLQEAPKSGADYTPRYEANLVRQKIDRQNNFKQAGERFRAFEDWERDDLITNLVNTLKPADKRIQDKMVELFSQCDEEYGRRVREGLQASDTDQHTSGPIGSANTNEAVRQAEEQSHTAQPY